From the Planctomycetaceae bacterium genome, the window GCATTGCCGTGAAGCCGAACTGGTCGAACTCGCGATCAAGGATGCCGTGCTCGCGGTTGACACGATTAAGGTCGTTGGACAGCTTGCGCAGCCTGACATCCAACTCCTCTTTCGCCCTGTCGGTCTTCTTCTGGGTGCTCTTTTCGGTTGCCCCGATACCGTGGGCATCATTGACGAACTGTCTGGTCAGTTTCGTGAAAAGGTCGAGCGCCTCAGCCTTAACCTTTTCGGTGGCCTTGGCGGGATCACGCGGCAGGGCCTTAAAGACCTCGTGAATGCCCAAGGCATGCCCAGCCTGAGAACTCTCCTCGGGAAAGATTCGCAGGAACTCGTCATCCAGCACTCGCCATCGCTCCAGCGAGTACTGTGGCTGATGGTAGGCCGTTGTAACAGCGGCCTCACGCAGGCCGGGAGCGTCGGAGCCCTGGAGGACTTCATGCCAAAGGCGGAACTTGGCGACGGCGTCGTACAGGTCATTGGGGCCCTGGAATCTCTCTTTCCGCTTCTGGTCGAGGGTGAAGGCTTCATCGGCCACGTCGTAGAACCATACCTCACGAGTGCGCGGTTCCTGGCCGGCGACAGCCTTCTGGCTGACCTTCTGGAAGATGAGGATGGACGTCTTGACTCCGGCATATGGCAGGAAGACTCCGCCGGGCAGCGACACGACCGCCTCAAGCGTGTTCTCGAATAGAAGTTGGCGGCGCAGTTCGCGGTGGGCATTCGTCGAGCCAAAGAGCACGCCGTCGGGCACGACCACGGCACACCGCCCGCCGGTGCGGAGCAGGTCGAGCATCAGCCAGACGAAGAGCAGTTCGCTCTTGGTGGTGATGGGCTTATCCTTATGACCAGAGGACGGCACGCGGTTGCGATTTGTGGACAGGTCGCCCTCGTCTACGCTGCCGGTGAAGGGCGGATTGGCCAAGATGAAGTCGAAGCTGTCGCTGAGGTCGTCGGGCATCCGCTTGGACAGGCTGTCGCGCTGCTCGATACGTGGGAAATCCAACTCGTGCAGGATGAGGTTCATCCAGGCGATGCGGACCATGGTTCGGTCGTTGTCGAAGCCGACGAAGCACTCGTTCAGGTCGACTCTCTTGGACAGCATGCCGTAGGTACGGTGCGGCGTGCCATCCCACTCGATGCGGAGCGTACCGGGATCAGTGGCCTGCTTCCTCCAATGGAGCAGCGTGTTGACGAGAAAGCCGCCCGTGCCGCTGGCGGGATCGAGCACGCGCGACCCCGCTGGCGGGTCAAGCATCTCGACCATGAAGCGGATGATGTGCCTGGGCGTGCGGAACTGCCCATTCTTGCCCGCGGACTGAATCTCGCCGAGAAGGTACTCGAAGATGTCCCCCATGATATCCGCATTGGCGCTATGTCCGTCGAGCTGGGCGAACAATTCATCGATTGCCTTTACGGCGCGTTCGAGTGTGTCGGTCTTGTTCGGATCGAGAATGAAGTAGGCATCATCTAATCGGCCGGTGACGTGCATGAGCGGATCATGGTTAGCGGGGCTGTTCTCTTTGAGCCACTTCTCCAGGCCGCGGAGCCAGGGAAAGACCGTGTCATTGAATAACTTGAATGAGGGATCTTGGCGGATGTAGCTCCAGCGACACTGATTGTAGTCCTTCTTCGCCTTCTCGTCCTTGTAGTAGATGGATTCCTTGGGCGGATCGGCCTTAGTTCGTGCGGCGTCGAAGCGTTCGAGTTGCCGCAGGAAGAGCAGATACGTGATCTGCTCGATGGCGACCAGAGGGTTGGTCATTCCGGCGGACCAGAACATCGTCCAGAGGCTATGAACTTTGTTTCGCAGTTTCGGTGAAAGCATTGGCGTCCTCAGGCGGCAGACTCGGCCGCGAGCTTGATCAGTTCCTTCAGGGTGTTCCTGTCAAACAGCTTCTCAGGGTCGCCAATCCGGGTGAAGGGCGACTGGTGAAGCTGCTCTACGGTGCGGACCTGCGCCCGGCTGAGCACCGCCTGACGCAGCGTGCGGACAAACATGAGCTGTGTAGCGTTCAGCTTGGGGTGGGCGGTCACCCAGCCATCGAAGGCTTCGGACACCTGCTTCTCGCGTGACGGTAACGCCGCGATACCGAGAATGTGCCCCAGAAAGGCTCTCAGATCCGCACTGGGCTGGTGGTAGAGCTCTCGCAGCCGCTCCTCAGTGATAAACAGATCCGGACGCTCGAGTACGTGTCCTATTTCGTCACATTCGTAGTCTGATAGCGTTCCGCCCTCGCGAAGTTTCTGAAGAGCTGGGCTCTGTTCGGCCAGATCGCGGACGAAGGCTTCGACCTGCTGACGATACGTGTCAGCAAATGCTCCTTCGCCTGAGGGGCCGAAAATGATCCAGTGGCGATCACGTATCTCATCGCGCACAGACAGGCGGACCAGTTGGCCGGTTTCGCGACGGGCACGGAATCGCATGACGGGAGAGAACACCCGGTGGATATGAATGACACGTTCGTAGTCGACGGGCTGCCAGTACTCGTCGCTCATTGCGCGATTGAGTTCGTCTGCCACGGCTCTGATTTCGGGCAGATCATGCGGGAGAAGCGACAAGTTCTCCAGGGTCCTCACCCGGAGCCTTTGGATCTCCTCTACTTCGGCCTTGAGGGCTGCCACGGCGAGACTCTGCGTGAGATTCTCAAACTGCAGCGTCGTGTAGCCCGATGCCGAGGAGAATCGCAGCAGGGGAGCGATGGTCAACACCAGATGCT encodes:
- a CDS encoding class I SAM-dependent DNA methyltransferase — encoded protein: MLSPKLRNKVHSLWTMFWSAGMTNPLVAIEQITYLLFLRQLERFDAARTKADPPKESIYYKDEKAKKDYNQCRWSYIRQDPSFKLFNDTVFPWLRGLEKWLKENSPANHDPLMHVTGRLDDAYFILDPNKTDTLERAVKAIDELFAQLDGHSANADIMGDIFEYLLGEIQSAGKNGQFRTPRHIIRFMVEMLDPPAGSRVLDPASGTGGFLVNTLLHWRKQATDPGTLRIEWDGTPHRTYGMLSKRVDLNECFVGFDNDRTMVRIAWMNLILHELDFPRIEQRDSLSKRMPDDLSDSFDFILANPPFTGSVDEGDLSTNRNRVPSSGHKDKPITTKSELLFVWLMLDLLRTGGRCAVVVPDGVLFGSTNAHRELRRQLLFENTLEAVVSLPGGVFLPYAGVKTSILIFQKVSQKAVAGQEPRTREVWFYDVADEAFTLDQKRKERFQGPNDLYDAVAKFRLWHEVLQGSDAPGLREAAVTTAYHQPQYSLERWRVLDDEFLRIFPEESSQAGHALGIHEVFKALPRDPAKATEKVKAEALDLFTKLTRQFVNDAHGIGATEKSTQKKTDRAKEELDVRLRKLSNDLNRVNREHGILDREFDQFGFTAMRETWEEAKANARASLDQRQRDGGKPKKPSGYDVPDDELQTLLKGFARMDGYDLWLRSVEPERQDKKDDKEQQLAWTTPVRAWAKLDSWGRDPQTGEETAKPTHDAEGNVDPEYLKFLTERMNVFSDDGTVKEDFRDRLDPDCIEAADLNLSAGRHKPFVFEAGDHEKPAALVKKLDVVHADIRTKLANLLAMVEGKA